A genomic window from Levilactobacillus yonginensis includes:
- a CDS encoding PD-(D/E)XK nuclease family protein codes for MSLQFILGSAGLDHREPMVTTLAQQLTTHPEESYYYLVPNHIKFETEVDVLTALKQRIAPKQRLFAQTQVQVFSFTRLAWFFMKNEPVYQLPRISTAGLNMLIYQIIQEHAEDLTIFRGEVDRPGFISQLTTQLSEFKVGQVTAADLMSAIGQLPTKNADLQAKLHDLMVIYESFEAKMLGKYVENTDLLNQLADYLETKIDLSHAHFYLEGFSQLSAQERRLAAVLIQRSASVTVALNLNKGYPQGLPDTTALFFQSAKLYHQLYTVAQTNHVPVLVDERAKVSRVSADLGALDAYWQASSTLSPIPDKPTTQPTDIQIVQADNRYVEVSRVATQIRQLVATGKYRYQDFLVLARHLDTYQTVIDPIFRAQEIPYFDDADVQMADHPFVELINALFDVQRRNYRYADVFRVLKSELLLPKDDAGEPMSLTNYRQALALTENMVLKNGYEGQHRWTQEKDWVFHRFASGDMGVQTTQDDRVTKQVNQIRHFVKQTLPPFFARLKVAKTYTDAAAILYQFLDGAGVSQRLMTWRDQAIEAGDLVRAGQPEQTWATFCQMLDECHSIIGDLAFSQTDFQTLLQAGFVGAKFSQIPSTLDQVTISESGIVQANNRKVTFLMGATADAMPDNQVPTTLLADNDRQDLSTQLQSVDETSYLRDDAATQLAGEPYLNYLAFLSGSEQLIFSYPVNSDGDRNGLEISPYVARIKDYFNLPIIKAQAAPSADETAILPFVGTRRSTLRHLVQASRDSQLREEPLSKQWLYVLRLLRADRNYGDLTTKLLGSLSYRNVPMQLTPDIVTHLYGQKISTSISKLEEYYANPYAYFLKYGLKLQERDVFELSPASTGEFFHATLDGLMKLVKQQHLDLASLDTQQLHELTDEVIAKVLDTSENPQFAILESSHRMGYIRQQLIKTMRQMARTLHEQSTRTKLRPRRTEVQFGLGDERGLKPLSFDLGKRRQVSVRGRIDRLDALEVNDKTFLGIVDYKSSEHKFSYQDAYYGQAMQMLTYLDAVKKNMPDLLDDDEQAAELAGAVYLHLQNPVLKAADVLGEDPLVALLKEERYQGLLLDDPDLLTNIDTLFSEPDYTGSSLLFQGLRRKKDGGITSYGKMLVNPTELDLLLGHTERLIKRAANQIFDGHVDLAPFREQNRTALQFSPYKSIMQFDPLLKENNYRELTALKKDEVIARIKEEQEQEDPDERKI; via the coding sequence ATGAGTTTACAATTTATTTTAGGGAGTGCGGGATTGGATCACCGCGAGCCGATGGTGACCACCTTGGCTCAACAGTTAACGACGCACCCAGAAGAATCCTATTATTATTTAGTGCCTAACCATATCAAGTTTGAGACTGAAGTGGATGTTTTAACGGCTTTGAAACAGCGGATAGCTCCCAAGCAACGCTTATTTGCACAGACGCAAGTACAAGTGTTTTCGTTTACTCGGTTGGCTTGGTTCTTCATGAAGAACGAGCCGGTCTATCAGTTACCACGTATCTCCACAGCGGGGCTGAACATGTTGATTTATCAAATTATTCAAGAACATGCAGAAGACTTAACTATTTTTCGCGGAGAAGTCGACCGGCCAGGATTCATCAGCCAACTGACCACCCAATTATCCGAATTTAAAGTTGGTCAGGTAACGGCTGCTGATTTAATGAGCGCCATCGGTCAGCTTCCAACTAAGAATGCAGATTTACAGGCCAAGTTGCATGATTTAATGGTGATTTACGAATCCTTTGAAGCAAAGATGCTCGGCAAGTATGTTGAAAATACAGATCTGCTGAATCAATTGGCAGACTACTTAGAAACGAAAATTGATTTAAGCCATGCACATTTTTACTTAGAAGGATTTTCACAGTTAAGTGCGCAAGAGCGTCGGTTGGCAGCCGTTCTAATTCAGCGGTCAGCCAGTGTTACCGTAGCCCTGAACTTAAATAAGGGTTACCCACAGGGCTTACCAGATACGACGGCGCTCTTTTTTCAATCTGCAAAGCTTTATCACCAGCTGTACACGGTAGCGCAGACCAATCACGTACCAGTACTGGTCGATGAACGCGCTAAAGTGTCGCGGGTCTCAGCTGATTTAGGTGCATTAGATGCATATTGGCAGGCTAGTAGTACCCTGTCGCCGATACCTGATAAACCGACAACTCAGCCAACCGATATCCAAATCGTACAGGCAGATAATCGCTACGTTGAGGTGTCTCGAGTAGCAACTCAGATTCGGCAGTTGGTGGCAACTGGGAAATATCGCTATCAGGATTTCTTAGTGCTCGCCCGGCACTTAGATACATATCAGACGGTGATTGATCCAATTTTTCGTGCACAAGAAATTCCGTACTTTGATGATGCTGATGTTCAGATGGCAGATCATCCCTTTGTGGAGTTAATTAATGCTTTGTTTGATGTTCAACGGCGCAACTATCGGTATGCGGACGTATTCCGGGTTTTAAAATCAGAACTCCTGCTACCCAAAGATGATGCGGGTGAACCTATGTCACTGACAAATTATCGTCAGGCGTTGGCGCTTACGGAAAACATGGTCTTGAAGAATGGTTATGAGGGCCAACATCGATGGACACAAGAAAAAGACTGGGTATTTCACCGATTTGCTAGTGGGGACATGGGTGTCCAAACAACGCAGGATGACCGGGTAACGAAACAAGTTAATCAGATTCGTCATTTTGTTAAACAGACCTTACCGCCATTTTTTGCCCGTCTAAAGGTCGCGAAAACTTATACAGATGCAGCGGCAATTCTGTATCAATTCTTGGATGGTGCTGGCGTGAGCCAACGTTTAATGACTTGGCGAGATCAGGCGATTGAAGCAGGTGACTTAGTTCGGGCCGGTCAACCAGAGCAAACGTGGGCGACTTTCTGTCAGATGTTAGATGAATGTCACAGTATTATTGGCGATTTGGCCTTCAGTCAAACAGACTTTCAAACTTTGTTACAGGCGGGATTTGTTGGCGCTAAGTTTAGTCAGATTCCTTCAACGTTAGACCAAGTGACCATTTCAGAAAGTGGAATTGTTCAAGCAAATAATCGAAAAGTCACTTTTCTGATGGGAGCTACTGCCGATGCCATGCCGGATAATCAAGTTCCAACAACACTGTTGGCTGATAACGATCGTCAGGATTTAAGTACACAATTGCAATCTGTTGATGAGACGAGTTACCTACGAGATGATGCGGCTACACAATTAGCAGGTGAGCCATATCTTAACTACCTGGCCTTTCTGAGTGGCAGTGAGCAATTAATTTTTAGTTACCCCGTGAATAGCGATGGTGATCGGAATGGGTTGGAAATTTCCCCCTACGTGGCACGCATTAAGGACTACTTCAACTTGCCGATTATCAAGGCGCAGGCAGCACCTAGTGCAGATGAAACGGCAATTTTACCGTTTGTGGGGACACGACGAAGTACACTTCGTCATTTGGTTCAAGCGAGTCGGGACAGTCAACTACGTGAGGAGCCCTTATCCAAACAGTGGTTGTATGTGTTACGGCTACTTAGAGCAGACCGAAACTATGGGGATCTTACGACAAAACTGCTAGGTAGTTTAAGCTATCGCAATGTGCCAATGCAATTGACTCCTGATATTGTGACCCACTTATATGGACAGAAAATTAGTACATCGATTTCTAAGTTGGAGGAATACTACGCTAACCCATACGCCTACTTCCTTAAATACGGGCTAAAATTACAGGAGAGAGATGTTTTTGAACTTTCACCAGCAAGTACCGGGGAATTCTTCCATGCGACCTTAGACGGACTAATGAAGCTAGTTAAACAGCAGCATTTAGACTTGGCCAGTTTGGACACGCAACAGCTACACGAGTTGACTGATGAAGTCATCGCTAAGGTATTAGATACTTCAGAAAATCCGCAGTTTGCCATCTTAGAGAGCTCCCACCGCATGGGCTATATCCGTCAGCAGCTGATAAAGACGATGCGTCAGATGGCGCGAACCCTTCATGAGCAAAGCACGCGCACCAAGTTACGGCCGCGACGAACGGAAGTGCAGTTTGGACTAGGGGATGAGCGTGGGCTAAAGCCACTATCATTTGACTTGGGTAAACGGCGTCAAGTGTCGGTTCGTGGGCGGATTGACCGGTTGGATGCCTTGGAAGTTAATGACAAGACATTCTTGGGAATTGTAGATTATAAGAGTTCTGAGCATAAATTTAGCTATCAGGATGCCTACTATGGGCAAGCTATGCAAATGTTGACGTACCTAGATGCTGTCAAAAAGAATATGCCAGATTTACTGGATGATGATGAACAAGCGGCCGAACTAGCGGGTGCTGTTTACTTGCACTTACAAAATCCAGTTCTAAAAGCGGCTGATGTTTTAGGTGAGGATCCCTTAGTAGCGTTGTTAAAAGAGGAACGTTATCAGGGACTATTGCTAGATGATCCCGACCTTTTAACGAATATTGATACGTTGTTTAGTGAGCCAGATTATACTGGGAGTTCGCTTTTATTCCAAGGATTACGACGGAAGAAGGATGGGGGCATCACATCATATGGTAAGATGCTCGTTAATCCGACTGAATTAGACCTTTTACTTGGTCATACCGAACGTTTGATTAAACGCGCTGCTAATCAGATTTTTGATGGTCACGTTGATTTGGCACCATTTCGGGAGCAGAATCGAACCGCCTTACAGTTTTCACCGTATAAGTCGATCATGCAATTTGATCCTTTGTTAAAGGAAAATAATTACCGTGAGTTGACCGCTCTGAAAAAGGACGAGGTTATTGCTCGGATCAAAGAAGAACAAGAACAGGAGGACCCAGATGAGCGCAAAATTTAA
- the addA gene encoding helicase-exonuclease AddAB subunit AddA, whose protein sequence is MSAKFNFTPSQDQAIHQTGNNLLVSASAGSGKTRVLVQRVIERLKSGTGIDEILIVTFTKAAAAEMRDRIQTALRQELAANQGSAEQQQFYLRQLNQLPVADISTLDAFCLRILQHYYYVIDQDPVFRLLADETENALMRDEVWSDLREQLYADDEAGLFARLTENFSGDRNDDGLAELVQQTYTFANATPHPDAWLANLATPYQLDSDQLTGTTFYREHLQPLFMEQLKQIQADLTSAYQLANQASLSKQVEHLTTVLGSMQEVVELASDGSWNALRAAIQNFPWGRIPSIRKANEDYPIYNELKTTYYDPAKKQLETLKRTYLIQDEVQATSTIAASGELVAELGKVVTKFRQVYRQEKQRRHVLDFADIEHAALEILTQDTGQSHQVAQQLQDQYAEIMVDEYQDTNSLQEAILTAIAQPAPAGNLFMVGDVKQSIYRFRQADPTLFMGKTDRYQADSQAGDLIVLAENFRSMKNVDDFTNLIFKQLMDRELGEIAYTGSAQLKFGATYYPEKVESTAELLVYLTEGNDDSQSSDGEAMDATFQVDNKHQGEVLLVGKKIQQLVADKTPIYDRDAKQVRPMAYKDITLLTPTRTNNLIITDELRRLGIPVVVNDAQNYFKTTEIQIMMALLRVIDNPYQDIPLAAVLRSPIVGLNENELALLRINQRTGDYFQAVQYFQQTFAAGSASDFQETVYDKVSHFLEQLQTFRDIAQQNELVTLIWRIYQETGFLDYVGGMPAGEQRQANLHALYERAQSYEKSSFKGLFQFVRFVEKLQERDADLAGAPVQSAEDAVSVMTIHGSKGLEFPVVFIMDASRQFNRQDQQGNYVMSGKSGIGIDYLNPESRIKAPSLQKLVTAQAISRASLAEEMRKLYVALTRAESRIYIVGSHKSKAEAISAWEQAYQSPNLVLNATLREKNNLANYLDWIGMCLVRDPQFDETLRQGSTTFSGLAGDPAKFKVHFATAADIEPAQQVNEVAVDWLAKTAKTAETVADTVDSTQIKQIMDFQYPHQAATVTTAYQSVSEAKRLFEDPDNTSIGEYQPDEHGQAGHRFVTHDFARPNFLQTVREPLPTEIGTATHLVLQQISVTTEPTTDSVQTVIDGLVTDGILTSEMADRIQVTAILQFFQSDLGQQILTNPEDLRREVPFSLLMPAQSLFKDFQEADSQVLVHGIVDGYLKTSEGIILFDYKTDHVNSRNLAQSEAKLIDRYGGQVNLYAEALQQMTQQPIIAQYLYLLAAGQLVAVPKQELQK, encoded by the coding sequence ATGAGCGCAAAATTTAATTTCACTCCCAGTCAGGATCAGGCAATTCACCAGACTGGGAACAATTTACTCGTATCAGCCTCTGCGGGTTCTGGTAAAACGCGGGTGCTGGTTCAACGTGTTATTGAGCGACTAAAGTCAGGCACGGGTATTGATGAAATCTTAATCGTGACCTTTACTAAAGCTGCAGCTGCTGAAATGCGGGATCGTATTCAGACGGCATTGCGGCAAGAGCTGGCTGCTAATCAAGGTAGCGCTGAACAACAGCAGTTCTACTTGCGGCAGTTAAATCAGTTACCAGTAGCGGACATTAGTACGTTGGATGCATTTTGTTTGCGAATTCTGCAGCATTATTACTATGTAATCGATCAAGACCCAGTCTTTCGGTTATTAGCGGATGAAACAGAGAATGCACTGATGCGCGATGAAGTTTGGTCGGACCTACGTGAACAGTTATATGCGGACGATGAAGCCGGACTGTTTGCACGGTTAACGGAGAACTTTTCTGGAGATCGTAACGATGATGGGCTTGCGGAGCTGGTGCAACAAACCTATACGTTTGCCAATGCGACCCCGCATCCCGATGCTTGGTTGGCTAATTTAGCCACACCATATCAGTTAGATAGTGATCAGCTGACGGGGACGACCTTTTACCGTGAACATTTGCAGCCCCTGTTTATGGAACAGTTGAAGCAGATTCAGGCGGATCTGACGAGTGCTTATCAGCTGGCTAATCAAGCAAGTTTATCTAAGCAAGTGGAGCATTTAACAACTGTTTTAGGCAGCATGCAAGAGGTAGTTGAGTTAGCCAGTGATGGCAGTTGGAACGCGTTGCGAGCAGCCATTCAGAACTTCCCATGGGGGCGTATCCCTAGTATTCGCAAAGCAAATGAAGATTATCCCATTTATAACGAACTTAAGACGACTTACTATGATCCAGCGAAAAAGCAATTAGAGACATTAAAGAGGACGTATTTAATTCAGGATGAAGTGCAAGCTACGTCGACCATTGCGGCTTCAGGAGAATTGGTTGCTGAGCTTGGTAAGGTTGTTACAAAGTTTCGGCAGGTCTATCGTCAAGAGAAACAGCGACGCCACGTTTTAGATTTTGCGGACATTGAGCATGCGGCCTTGGAAATTTTGACGCAGGATACCGGGCAATCACACCAGGTAGCGCAACAATTACAAGACCAATATGCTGAAATTATGGTCGATGAGTACCAAGATACGAACAGTTTGCAAGAGGCTATTTTAACAGCGATTGCTCAGCCGGCCCCCGCTGGCAACCTCTTTATGGTGGGCGACGTTAAGCAATCAATTTATCGATTCCGGCAAGCAGACCCCACTTTATTTATGGGAAAGACGGATCGGTATCAGGCAGACAGCCAGGCTGGTGATTTGATTGTCTTGGCTGAAAACTTTCGTTCAATGAAAAACGTGGATGATTTTACCAATTTGATTTTTAAACAACTGATGGATCGCGAGCTGGGAGAAATTGCCTATACGGGTTCTGCCCAATTGAAATTTGGGGCAACGTATTATCCTGAAAAAGTTGAAAGTACTGCTGAACTGTTGGTCTACCTGACCGAAGGGAATGATGATTCTCAAAGTAGTGATGGAGAAGCCATGGATGCTACTTTCCAGGTGGATAATAAACATCAGGGTGAAGTACTACTGGTTGGAAAGAAGATTCAGCAATTAGTTGCGGACAAGACGCCTATCTACGACCGTGATGCCAAGCAAGTACGACCGATGGCGTACAAGGATATTACGTTGCTGACGCCGACGCGGACTAATAACTTGATTATTACTGACGAGTTGCGCCGGTTGGGTATTCCGGTAGTGGTTAATGATGCTCAGAACTACTTTAAAACGACGGAAATTCAAATCATGATGGCTTTACTACGAGTAATTGATAATCCGTATCAGGATATTCCTTTGGCTGCCGTTTTGAGGTCGCCAATTGTGGGCTTGAATGAAAATGAATTGGCGTTGCTACGAATTAATCAGCGAACAGGAGATTATTTCCAAGCTGTTCAGTATTTCCAGCAGACCTTTGCAGCGGGGAGTGCCAGTGATTTCCAGGAGACAGTTTATGATAAGGTCAGTCATTTCTTGGAACAGTTACAAACTTTTCGTGATATTGCTCAGCAAAATGAACTGGTGACATTGATTTGGCGAATCTATCAGGAGACTGGTTTCTTAGATTATGTTGGTGGGATGCCAGCAGGTGAACAGCGGCAGGCCAACTTGCACGCTTTGTATGAACGAGCACAGAGCTATGAGAAGAGTAGCTTTAAAGGTCTTTTTCAATTTGTGCGGTTTGTGGAAAAGTTACAAGAACGAGATGCTGATTTGGCTGGCGCGCCTGTACAATCAGCAGAAGATGCCGTGTCAGTGATGACGATTCATGGGAGTAAAGGGCTTGAATTTCCTGTGGTGTTTATCATGGATGCTTCTCGCCAGTTCAATCGGCAAGATCAGCAGGGAAATTATGTGATGAGTGGAAAGTCGGGAATTGGTATCGACTATTTGAATCCAGAGAGTCGAATCAAGGCGCCCAGCCTACAAAAGTTGGTTACAGCGCAAGCTATTTCACGGGCCAGTCTAGCTGAGGAAATGCGGAAACTTTACGTGGCGTTGACTCGGGCCGAGTCTCGTATTTACATTGTGGGTTCCCATAAGAGTAAGGCTGAGGCTATTTCGGCCTGGGAACAAGCGTATCAAAGCCCGAACTTGGTTTTAAACGCTACTTTACGTGAGAAGAACAACTTGGCTAATTATTTAGACTGGATTGGCATGTGTCTAGTGCGTGATCCACAGTTCGATGAGACTTTACGCCAGGGATCAACGACTTTCAGCGGCTTAGCTGGTGATCCGGCTAAGTTCAAAGTACACTTTGCCACAGCAGCCGATATTGAGCCGGCACAGCAGGTTAATGAAGTGGCAGTTGATTGGTTGGCAAAGACTGCTAAGACGGCCGAGACCGTTGCTGATACAGTTGATAGCACACAAATTAAGCAGATTATGGATTTTCAATACCCACATCAAGCAGCCACAGTAACGACAGCATATCAATCGGTGTCCGAAGCTAAGCGGCTATTTGAAGATCCCGATAATACCTCAATTGGTGAATATCAGCCTGACGAGCATGGCCAAGCGGGGCATCGGTTCGTTACCCACGACTTTGCACGACCGAACTTTTTACAGACTGTGCGAGAACCTTTGCCAACTGAGATTGGGACGGCAACTCACCTGGTGTTACAGCAGATATCCGTGACAACGGAACCAACTACTGATAGCGTTCAGACAGTTATTGATGGACTGGTTACAGATGGTATTTTGACTAGTGAAATGGCTGATCGGATACAAGTTACCGCAATTTTACAATTCTTCCAAAGTGACCTAGGTCAACAAATCTTGACGAACCCAGAAGATTTGCGGCGTGAAGTACCATTTTCATTATTGATGCCGGCTCAGAGCCTCTTCAAGGATTTTCAGGAAGCTGATTCCCAAGTGTTAGTCCACGGGATTGTGGATGGTTACTTAAAGACATCAGAAGGAATTATTCTGTTTGATTACAAAACGGATCACGTTAATTCGCGAAATTTAGCACAGAGTGAGGCCAAATTGATCGACCGGTATGGTGGTCAGGTTAATCTGTACGCTGAGGCGTTACAGCAGATGACACAACAGCCAATTATTGCCCAGTATTTATATTTGCTTGCTGCTGGCCAATTGGTTGCGGTACCTAAGCAAGAGCTTCAAAAATAG
- a CDS encoding ArgE/DapE family deacylase: protein MEDSEKIQILQHLVQINSVNGNEGEVAAYIKQLLAKHNISAKIIPYTDGRDNIVAEIGNPDSKTVFALAGHLDTVATGDLADWNFDPFAAHIADNQLYGRGAADMKSGLAAMVITLINLADQKVPLNGRLRFIGTVGEENGAMGSRMLTEQGYADDLSAMVIGEPTGGNLVYAHNDSLNYHVYSHGVGVHSSMPEKGINAITNLVKYVTAEATAFDDVPTSPELGPLVHSVTVFNGGEQVNSIPAKAEIQGNIRPIPEFDNAAVIKRLNAIVDHLNQEKEEDLKLHVDYSFKPIISAQDSPLVQLTKQIADAEFAQPIKLQVIHGATDASEFTKSANQFPVIVYGAGQWSDAHALNESVDLDLFIHVQHVYQQLVQKYLS from the coding sequence ATGGAAGATAGCGAAAAAATTCAAATTCTACAACATCTTGTACAAATTAATTCTGTCAACGGCAACGAAGGTGAAGTTGCCGCTTATATCAAGCAACTCTTAGCCAAACACAATATCTCTGCTAAAATTATCCCTTACACGGATGGCCGCGACAACATCGTAGCCGAAATTGGTAACCCGGATAGCAAGACGGTCTTCGCGCTAGCTGGGCACTTAGACACCGTCGCAACTGGCGATCTAGCTGACTGGAATTTCGATCCATTTGCAGCACACATTGCCGATAATCAACTATACGGCCGTGGTGCAGCCGATATGAAGAGCGGTCTAGCCGCAATGGTTATCACTCTGATTAATTTAGCTGATCAAAAGGTCCCCTTAAACGGCCGGCTACGTTTCATTGGTACCGTTGGTGAAGAAAACGGCGCTATGGGGTCGCGGATGCTAACCGAACAAGGCTACGCTGATGACCTCAGCGCAATGGTTATCGGTGAACCCACTGGTGGCAATCTGGTCTACGCTCATAACGATTCTCTGAACTATCACGTTTATTCGCATGGGGTGGGTGTACATAGTTCCATGCCAGAGAAGGGTATCAATGCCATCACTAACCTGGTTAAATATGTGACGGCTGAGGCGACCGCATTCGATGACGTACCTACTAGCCCAGAGCTCGGACCACTGGTCCACAGTGTCACCGTCTTCAATGGTGGTGAACAAGTTAACAGCATCCCGGCCAAAGCCGAAATTCAAGGAAATATTCGTCCAATTCCGGAATTTGATAATGCCGCCGTTATTAAACGGTTAAATGCCATCGTCGACCATCTCAATCAGGAAAAAGAAGAAGACCTGAAGTTACATGTCGACTATAGCTTTAAACCGATCATCAGTGCGCAAGATTCTCCCCTCGTTCAATTGACGAAACAAATTGCCGACGCTGAATTTGCACAACCAATTAAGCTTCAGGTCATCCACGGCGCCACCGATGCCTCCGAATTCACCAAATCGGCCAACCAATTTCCAGTTATCGTTTATGGTGCCGGTCAGTGGTCCGACGCTCACGCACTCAACGAATCCGTAGACCTCGATCTATTCATTCACGTTCAACATGTTTATCAGCAGCTTGTTCAAAAGTATCTAAGCTAG
- a CDS encoding acetyl-CoA C-acyltransferase, translating into MADKVVIVSAARTPIGKFGRNFHGISAVQLGTIAAKAAIERSGLAPAMIQQTIFGTVLQAGQGQNVARQVELNAGLPVTSTAMTINQVCGSSLKAIRLGQSAILMGDADAVLVGGTESMSHAPYLNPRTRWGSKYGDVTLTDSLAKDGLMDAFNDVPMGITAENVAEKYHVSRAEQDAFSLDSQEKATQAQLDGRFTDEITPVPVGDKLITNDEAVRTNTSLKQLAALKPSFKPNGTVTAGNSAGLNDGAAAMVLMRKSTADAAGIPYLATLAGYQEVGIDPAIMGYAPVTAIQQVLTQTNLTLDDIDRFEVNEAFASQSVAIARDLHLPAKRLNVNGGSIALGHPLGASGTRIAVTLLYELLHSDSKRGLASMCIGGGMGIALIIER; encoded by the coding sequence ATGGCAGATAAAGTAGTAATTGTTAGTGCGGCCCGGACACCAATTGGCAAATTTGGCCGGAATTTCCACGGAATATCCGCCGTTCAGTTGGGAACCATCGCTGCGAAAGCCGCCATTGAACGTAGCGGCCTCGCACCCGCCATGATTCAGCAAACCATTTTTGGAACAGTGTTACAGGCTGGTCAAGGACAAAACGTTGCCCGTCAAGTAGAATTAAACGCTGGTTTACCAGTCACCAGTACCGCCATGACCATTAATCAGGTCTGTGGATCGAGTCTTAAAGCCATTCGTTTAGGCCAAAGCGCTATTCTGATGGGTGACGCAGACGCCGTCTTAGTTGGCGGGACTGAGAGCATGAGTCATGCTCCATACTTGAATCCTCGTACCCGCTGGGGGAGTAAATATGGAGATGTAACGCTGACAGACAGTCTAGCTAAAGATGGCCTGATGGATGCCTTCAATGACGTCCCAATGGGCATCACCGCCGAAAATGTCGCGGAAAAATATCATGTCAGTCGCGCTGAACAAGACGCCTTCTCCTTAGACTCTCAGGAAAAAGCTACCCAGGCTCAACTTGACGGCCGATTTACGGATGAAATTACACCGGTTCCCGTGGGCGATAAGCTCATTACCAATGATGAAGCCGTACGCACCAATACTTCCCTAAAACAACTAGCTGCTCTCAAGCCTTCATTTAAGCCTAATGGCACGGTGACCGCCGGCAATTCAGCAGGACTCAACGATGGGGCGGCCGCCATGGTCTTAATGCGTAAATCAACAGCAGACGCTGCTGGCATCCCCTATTTGGCAACGTTAGCGGGTTATCAAGAAGTCGGTATTGATCCAGCCATCATGGGTTATGCGCCCGTCACCGCTATTCAGCAGGTCCTGACACAAACCAATTTGACCCTAGACGACATTGATCGTTTTGAAGTCAACGAGGCCTTTGCCTCACAATCCGTCGCTATTGCTCGCGACCTACACCTCCCGGCCAAACGGCTAAACGTCAATGGCGGTTCAATTGCCTTAGGCCACCCACTGGGTGCTTCAGGAACGCGAATTGCCGTTACCTTACTGTACGAACTGCTCCACAGTGATAGCAAGCGTGGACTAGCCAGCATGTGTATTGGCGGTGGGATGGGAATTGCCCTCATTATTGAACGCTAG